The sequence below is a genomic window from Williamwhitmania taraxaci.
GGTATGGGCCAATCCCGAGGTTGATTCCTATTCGTCCTACTTGAAATTCATAGCGAAAATTAACACCAAGTCGCGTAAGTGCAACTCCATGTGCCGATTCATCTACGTCCTTCAGGTTTTCCACACACGCCCCGTTATACATGGCATCAAAACCAACGCCAAAACGTTGAAATGGTTTAGCTCTCCAGGTGTATTCCAATGATATGCCACCAATGGGGTAACGATCAGTTCCAATTGGGTTCTCCTGTTTTGCCCCTCCATAGGCAATAACCGAAAATTTTCCCTGCAAGGTATCCAACCTGTCTGCATTAAAGTAGGATTTAAAAGTAGCGTTGCGGCTGAACCGATATCCGGCTCCAAAGTATACAGTTGGCAAGTTTAATCCTGCATTTGGCTTCTTAAATGAGCCATTGGAGAGATGCGAAAGTGCTAGGCCACCTCTCAAGTTGAGCGAAGGAGATATGGTATAACGGTATTCGAAAAGGAAATTTACTGCTGCATTGATGTGGTTGCTCGTCCCCGTGTTTTTATAGTTTGTCTCTCGATCAAAAATCTTGGTTACATAACCTACGCCAGAGGCCATCCGGAAGAAAAAGGTCGAGCGGGGTCCTCTGCCATTTAGGGTAAAGTTAATTGCAGGCATCAAGCAGAAGGCTTGTCCCAGATAGGTGGGGCTGCCTAAGTCGAACCACATATAAACGAAGCCCAGTTCAGGGTAACCAAATCCTTTTGCCCACTTCCGATTTTCGGGCGATTGCATGGTAATTGCAACCTCGAGTGCGCTCACATGCCGCTCTTGCAGAAGTCGCATTTGTGGGTGATGATACGCTAAATAACCGTAGTGTGATCTTACAGAAACTTCGAATGGGTTTTGTTCGATGCTGTTCAGTTGGCCATAACCAAGTTGGAGGCTAATGGCAAAAAAGAAAAAAACAGCGAACAGCTGTTTGATAGTCATATTAAGATAGTTTGCAGAGCACAAAAGTAAAAAAAAAGCCGGCTAGTATATGCCGGCTTCTTTTTTATTCGAAAAATATTAGAAAATAACTAGCTTCTGCGATAGCGTGGTAGTCTTTGTCTTTACAGAAATGATATAAATACCCGCTCTGTAATTATTCTGGACTTGGATTAACTCCTGATCTATTATTGTTCCAGTGAATAGGGTAGCGAGTTTTTGGCCGGACAAGCTATACACGGAAACTTCAGCTTCAGTTGGAACCTTACTTCCTGCAAGGATATTGATACTTGAACCGTTGGATGGATTCGGATATACATTTAACCAAACACCACTGTTATCGGCCTGAATTATTGGTGTGGAAGTGTAGGTGTCTTTTTGGATTAGTCTAGTGTTGGTGAACATCCGATAGGCCCCAGCTCCAAGGGTTAGGTTTA
It includes:
- a CDS encoding acyloxyacyl hydrolase; protein product: MTIKQLFAVFFFFAISLQLGYGQLNSIEQNPFEVSVRSHYGYLAYHHPQMRLLQERHVSALEVAITMQSPENRKWAKGFGYPELGFVYMWFDLGSPTYLGQAFCLMPAINFTLNGRGPRSTFFFRMASGVGYVTKIFDRETNYKNTGTSNHINAAVNFLFEYRYTISPSLNLRGGLALSHLSNGSFKKPNAGLNLPTVYFGAGYRFSRNATFKSYFNADRLDTLQGKFSVIAYGGAKQENPIGTDRYPIGGISLEYTWRAKPFQRFGVGFDAMYNGACVENLKDVDESAHGVALTRLGVNFRYEFQVGRIGINLGIGPYLYGIDKTGGPLYERLALRYFFSEKLFGHVALKTHWGNADYVEYGLGIRL